A genomic stretch from Lathyrus oleraceus cultivar Zhongwan6 chromosome 2, CAAS_Psat_ZW6_1.0, whole genome shotgun sequence includes:
- the LOC127118998 gene encoding tRNA(adenine(34)) deaminase, chloroplastic isoform X2: protein MHSTYFSSTTYGVSCKESFPLSFNGYSNLWYERFDKTSSCRACCDCCALSTRKLHLKPSLLNGLSQSTLLQFSASRRFIFRGDDLYFSQVPYGLVKSSYELKCPTNDINVYNRTRRSRIKERCFCSAFQKGRENFPSFSSHDDSEIILSFLSEEADKDASGFKLKNVSSSKRMEINKRNNVSRARHSSSSEKIKTKEKGNLKQHEASSIDLTRECEKSDTEREPLTKGENCRKQRDTSSCSSYYTLSSGDFESYLEVQHNMGLEEFSLGYEKNEVNHMEELIKAEFNRQNDDSKKVHDVSNKERVVFGADIDWNIRKKSEKKLTEGIFLEIESTRDHQDMHSRESTIHESGYRKASISQRKVHCDEDNASFVKHLDKKTNKAYIQVGNRRNHQSAYTHESGCDENESTLLSGKRLSGSERNLEMSNTLCKETSDRHEKFVGSTSTIGKESLKSKKTFGGKEGKLEISETHLQETSDKNKNFIGSSSTKTMDVMEKSSQKYIENLNIENTERTSDSRTKSMGEKKNSVLSSSQGVGLQHKGEKTVTHDDARKRKSQQFSEVSQAHGIHVEDISVMKSKASVKNKEESSYISSQARDSWLQTDRRKTQSVQHRKGYEHVSTLSEGRANDEKHVSSSQITSEKMEFIPKSKLASAVKTRESSSQTNETTSREKSNFQGSLNSVSEAGKEVLLAEGNERSSEIMLIPSSQMGGVSAHVEHTAGFASPDIYLETSESSSSALYDNLGISPAMLSGPPYSGPSIITTPEDVFGSANRFEESSKQFVDEFVNRVRHEVTTSEIQEMEVARTESPFDVVDNQRQQGTQNDSQLKIHNSSHSTVLLGAKGISDEMWDVKEPSVGHGLLAEKPEINNETAKPIVNRTGRSPWRIISDIVRLRWTSDAGSSSSTGRSGERNSPNKSGSETWFSGQEHEETCKSNVMKETSVLPQAITSDKSKASARYTLSEGEVSETKMLKDKGKLIEVVGSSFPNKLESGSTSISTSYADGEEFSISIENEKDLKVTASSFKKMDSPIPLSIRGKPIAGEIINIGGSIISRTESGVPIKKPIAPAKTEMSGSEKKDGELKQRKFQRKGQVLRDRFDDWEEAYKVELEQRRIDELFMKEALLEARKAADTWEVPVGAVLVQHGKIIARGCNLVEELRDSTAHAEMICIREASKFLHSWRLPAFP, encoded by the exons ATGCACAGCACATATTTTTCCTCAACCACATATGGTGTTAGCTGCAAAGAATCATTCCCTTTATCTTTCAACGGCTACTCAAACCTATGGTATGAAAGATTTGACAAAACCTCGTCATGTCGTGCTTGTTGTGACTGTTGTGCTCTCTCCACCCGTAAACTACACTTAAAGCCTTCTCTTCTCAATGGGTTGAGTCAGTCCACTCTCCTTCAATTCTCAGCATCTAGGAGGTTTATTTTCAGAGGTGATGACCTCTATTTTTCTCAGGTTCCTTATGGTCTTGTTAAAAGCTCTTACGAGCTTAAGTGCCCTACCAATGACATAAATGTTTACAATAGAACTAGAAGAAGCAGAATAAAGGAACGATGTTTTTGCTCAGCCTTTCAGAAAGGGAGAGAAAATTTCCCTTCATTTTCTTCTCATGATGACTCTGAAATAATTCTTAGCTTTTTGAGTGAGGAAGCAGATAAAGATGCTTCAGGTTTCAAATTGAAGAATGTATCTTCATCCAAAAGAATGGAAATTAACAAGAGAAACAATGTGAGTAGAGCGAGACATTCGAGTTCAAGtgagaaaataaaaacaaaggAAAAAGGAAATCTAAAGCAACACGAAGCATCCTCCATAGACTTGACAAGAGAGTGTGAAAAATCTGACACTGAACGGGAGCCCCTTACAAAAGGTGAAAATTGTAGGAAACAAAGAGATACGTCTAGTTGTTCATCTTATTACACGCTTTCGTCAGGAGATTTTGAGAGTTACTTGGAAGTGCAACATAATATGGGTTTGGAAGAATTTTCACTGGGATATGAGAAGAATGAAGTAAATCATATGGAGGAATTGATAAAGGCAGAATTCAACAGACAAAATGATGACTCAAAGAAGGTGCATGACGTTTCAAATAAAGAAAGAGTTGTATTTGGCGCGGATATTGATTGGAACATAAGAAAGAAGTCTGAAAAAAAGTTGACTGAGGGAATCTTTCTAGAGATTGAATCCACTAGGGATCACCAAGATATGCATTCAAGAGAATCTACAATACATGAATCTGGTTATAGAAAAGCTTCTATTTCACAGAGGAAAGTCCATTGTGATGAAGATAATGCATCTTTTGTTAAGCATTTGGATAAGAAAACAAACAAGGCATACATTCAAGTAGGAAACAGAAGAAATCATCAATCTGCATATACACACGAGTCTGGCTGTGATGAAAACGAGTCAACTCTGTTATCAGGAAAGAGACTCAGTGGCAGTGAAAGGAACCTTGAAATGTCCAACACACTATGTAAGGAAACAAGTGACAGACATGAAAAGTTTGTTGGTTCTACTTCTACCATTGGAAAGGAAAGTTTAAAATCAAAGAAGACATTCGGTGGCAAGGAAGGGAAACTGGAGATATCAGAAACACATTTACAGGAAACAAGTGATAAAAATAAAAACTTCATTGGTTCTTCTTCTACCAAAACAATGGATGTAATGGAGAAAAGTTCCCAAAAATATATAGAAAATTTAAATATTGAAAACACTGAAAGGACCTCTGATTCAAGGACAAAGAGCATGGGAGAAAAAAAGAATTCAGTTCTGAGTTCTTCTCAGGGAGTGGGGTTGCAACACAAAGGAGAGAAGACCGTTACACATGATGATGCCAGAAAAAGAAAATCCCAACAATTTTCTGAAGTATCACAAGCTCATGGGATTCATGTTGAAGATATATCTGTCATGAAGTCTAAAGCTAGTGTgaagaacaaagaagaaagttCATACATAAGCTCACAGGCAAGGGATTCATGGCTCCAAACTGATAGAAGGAAAACTCAGAGTGTTCAACATAGGAAAGGATATGAACATGTCAGCACTTTATCGGAAGGTCGTGCCAATGACGAAAAGCATGTTTCGAGTTCTCAAATAACTTCCGAGAAGATGGAATTCATTCCAAAAAGTAAATTAGCATCAGCTGTTAAAACTAGAGAAAGTTCTTCTCAAACTAATGAAACTACCTCAAGAGAGAAATCCAACTTCCAGGGATCATTAAATTCAGTTTCCGAGGCTGGAAAAGAAGTGTTGTTAGCAGAAGGTAATGAAAGGAGTTCTGAAATAATGTTGATCCCTTCTTCCCAAATGGGTGGAGTTTCAGCTCATGTTGAACACACTGCTGGGTTTGCCAGCCCTGATATCTACCTTGAAACTTCAGAAAGCAGCTCTTCTGCTCTGTATGACAATTTGGGGATAAGTCCTGCTATGCTTTCAGGACCACCATATAGCGGGCCTTCTATTATCACGACTCCAGAAGATGTGTTTGGTTCAGCTAATCGTTTTGAGGAATCATCGAAACAGTTTGTTGATGAGTTCGTGAACAGGGTGAGGCACGAAGTCACAACTTCTGAAATACAAGAGATGGAAGTTGCTAGAACAGAGTCGCCCTTTGATGTTGTGGATAATCAAAGGCAACAAGGCACTCAAAATGACTCTCAGTTAAAAATTCACAATTCTAGTCATTCCACTGTGCTTCTTGGTGCCAAAGGAATTTCCGATGAAATGTGGGATGTAAAAGAACCATCTGTTGGGCATGGTTTATTAGCTGAAAAACCAGAGATCAACAATGAAACTGCAAAACCAATTGTAAATAGAACTGGAAGGTCCCCATGGAGAATTATTTCTGATATTGTTCGATTACGTTGGACTTCAGATGCTGGTTCCTCCTCTTCTACTGGAAGATCAGGTGAGAGAAACTCGCCAAACAAATCTGGCAGTGAGACATGgttttctgggcaagagcatgAGGAAACCTGTAAAAGTAATGtgatgaaagaaacaagtgtgCTACCACAAGCCATAACTTCTGATAAATCAAAAGCAAGTGCTCGTTATACCCTAAGTGAGGGAGAGGTGTCTGAGACTAAAATGTTGAAGGATAAAGGAAAACTTATTGAAGTTGTTGGGTCATCTTTTCCAAATAAATTGGAAAGTGGATCAACATCAATAAGTACCTCATATGCTGATGGAGAGGAATTTTCTATTTctattgaaaatgaaaaagatTTGAAAGTCACTGCTTCTAGCTTTAAAAAAATGGACTCACCAATTCCATTATCTATTAGAGGAAAACCTATTGCAGGAGAAATTATAAATATTGGTGGATCCATCATTTCCAGAACTGAATCAGGGGTGCCAATAAAAAAACCCATTGCTCCTGCGAAGACTGAAATGTCTGGCTCAGAAAAAAAGGATGGAGAGTTGAAACAAAGGAAATTTCAGCGGAAAGGGCAGGTTTTACGAGATAGATTCGATGACTGGGAAGAAGCCTATAAAGTTGAACTTGAGCAGCGAAGAATTGATGAGTTGTTCATGAAAGAAGCACTTTTGGAAGCCAGGAAGGCTGCTGATACTTGGGAAGTTCCTGTTGGTGCTGTCCTTGTGCAGCATGGAAAAATTATTGCCAGAGGATGCAACTT AGTAGAAGAGTTGCGGGACTCCACAGCCCATGCTGAGATGATCTGTATACGAGAAGCTTCAAAATTTCTCCACTCATGGAGACTACCA GCTTTTCCCTGA
- the LOC127118998 gene encoding tRNA(adenine(34)) deaminase, chloroplastic isoform X1 yields the protein MHSTYFSSTTYGVSCKESFPLSFNGYSNLWYERFDKTSSCRACCDCCALSTRKLHLKPSLLNGLSQSTLLQFSASRRFIFRGDDLYFSQVPYGLVKSSYELKCPTNDINVYNRTRRSRIKERCFCSAFQKGRENFPSFSSHDDSEIILSFLSEEADKDASGFKLKNVSSSKRMEINKRNNVSRARHSSSSEKIKTKEKGNLKQHEASSIDLTRECEKSDTEREPLTKGENCRKQRDTSSCSSYYTLSSGDFESYLEVQHNMGLEEFSLGYEKNEVNHMEELIKAEFNRQNDDSKKVHDVSNKERVVFGADIDWNIRKKSEKKLTEGIFLEIESTRDHQDMHSRESTIHESGYRKASISQRKVHCDEDNASFVKHLDKKTNKAYIQVGNRRNHQSAYTHESGCDENESTLLSGKRLSGSERNLEMSNTLCKETSDRHEKFVGSTSTIGKESLKSKKTFGGKEGKLEISETHLQETSDKNKNFIGSSSTKTMDVMEKSSQKYIENLNIENTERTSDSRTKSMGEKKNSVLSSSQGVGLQHKGEKTVTHDDARKRKSQQFSEVSQAHGIHVEDISVMKSKASVKNKEESSYISSQARDSWLQTDRRKTQSVQHRKGYEHVSTLSEGRANDEKHVSSSQITSEKMEFIPKSKLASAVKTRESSSQTNETTSREKSNFQGSLNSVSEAGKEVLLAEGNERSSEIMLIPSSQMGGVSAHVEHTAGFASPDIYLETSESSSSALYDNLGISPAMLSGPPYSGPSIITTPEDVFGSANRFEESSKQFVDEFVNRVRHEVTTSEIQEMEVARTESPFDVVDNQRQQGTQNDSQLKIHNSSHSTVLLGAKGISDEMWDVKEPSVGHGLLAEKPEINNETAKPIVNRTGRSPWRIISDIVRLRWTSDAGSSSSTGRSGERNSPNKSGSETWFSGQEHEETCKSNVMKETSVLPQAITSDKSKASARYTLSEGEVSETKMLKDKGKLIEVVGSSFPNKLESGSTSISTSYADGEEFSISIENEKDLKVTASSFKKMDSPIPLSIRGKPIAGEIINIGGSIISRTESGVPIKKPIAPAKTEMSGSEKKDGELKQRKFQRKGQVLRDRFDDWEEAYKVELEQRRIDELFMKEALLEARKAADTWEVPVGAVLVQHGKIIARGCNLVEELRDSTAHAEMICIREASKFLHSWRLPETTLYVTLEPCAMCAGAILQARVDAVVWGAPNKLLGADGSWIRLFPDGGENVSEARDIPPAPVHPFHPKIKIRRGVLATECADVMQQFFQLRRKNKKEEVPKEPSCLPHHHPAKLLNKIHDIFHLMFCL from the exons ATGCACAGCACATATTTTTCCTCAACCACATATGGTGTTAGCTGCAAAGAATCATTCCCTTTATCTTTCAACGGCTACTCAAACCTATGGTATGAAAGATTTGACAAAACCTCGTCATGTCGTGCTTGTTGTGACTGTTGTGCTCTCTCCACCCGTAAACTACACTTAAAGCCTTCTCTTCTCAATGGGTTGAGTCAGTCCACTCTCCTTCAATTCTCAGCATCTAGGAGGTTTATTTTCAGAGGTGATGACCTCTATTTTTCTCAGGTTCCTTATGGTCTTGTTAAAAGCTCTTACGAGCTTAAGTGCCCTACCAATGACATAAATGTTTACAATAGAACTAGAAGAAGCAGAATAAAGGAACGATGTTTTTGCTCAGCCTTTCAGAAAGGGAGAGAAAATTTCCCTTCATTTTCTTCTCATGATGACTCTGAAATAATTCTTAGCTTTTTGAGTGAGGAAGCAGATAAAGATGCTTCAGGTTTCAAATTGAAGAATGTATCTTCATCCAAAAGAATGGAAATTAACAAGAGAAACAATGTGAGTAGAGCGAGACATTCGAGTTCAAGtgagaaaataaaaacaaaggAAAAAGGAAATCTAAAGCAACACGAAGCATCCTCCATAGACTTGACAAGAGAGTGTGAAAAATCTGACACTGAACGGGAGCCCCTTACAAAAGGTGAAAATTGTAGGAAACAAAGAGATACGTCTAGTTGTTCATCTTATTACACGCTTTCGTCAGGAGATTTTGAGAGTTACTTGGAAGTGCAACATAATATGGGTTTGGAAGAATTTTCACTGGGATATGAGAAGAATGAAGTAAATCATATGGAGGAATTGATAAAGGCAGAATTCAACAGACAAAATGATGACTCAAAGAAGGTGCATGACGTTTCAAATAAAGAAAGAGTTGTATTTGGCGCGGATATTGATTGGAACATAAGAAAGAAGTCTGAAAAAAAGTTGACTGAGGGAATCTTTCTAGAGATTGAATCCACTAGGGATCACCAAGATATGCATTCAAGAGAATCTACAATACATGAATCTGGTTATAGAAAAGCTTCTATTTCACAGAGGAAAGTCCATTGTGATGAAGATAATGCATCTTTTGTTAAGCATTTGGATAAGAAAACAAACAAGGCATACATTCAAGTAGGAAACAGAAGAAATCATCAATCTGCATATACACACGAGTCTGGCTGTGATGAAAACGAGTCAACTCTGTTATCAGGAAAGAGACTCAGTGGCAGTGAAAGGAACCTTGAAATGTCCAACACACTATGTAAGGAAACAAGTGACAGACATGAAAAGTTTGTTGGTTCTACTTCTACCATTGGAAAGGAAAGTTTAAAATCAAAGAAGACATTCGGTGGCAAGGAAGGGAAACTGGAGATATCAGAAACACATTTACAGGAAACAAGTGATAAAAATAAAAACTTCATTGGTTCTTCTTCTACCAAAACAATGGATGTAATGGAGAAAAGTTCCCAAAAATATATAGAAAATTTAAATATTGAAAACACTGAAAGGACCTCTGATTCAAGGACAAAGAGCATGGGAGAAAAAAAGAATTCAGTTCTGAGTTCTTCTCAGGGAGTGGGGTTGCAACACAAAGGAGAGAAGACCGTTACACATGATGATGCCAGAAAAAGAAAATCCCAACAATTTTCTGAAGTATCACAAGCTCATGGGATTCATGTTGAAGATATATCTGTCATGAAGTCTAAAGCTAGTGTgaagaacaaagaagaaagttCATACATAAGCTCACAGGCAAGGGATTCATGGCTCCAAACTGATAGAAGGAAAACTCAGAGTGTTCAACATAGGAAAGGATATGAACATGTCAGCACTTTATCGGAAGGTCGTGCCAATGACGAAAAGCATGTTTCGAGTTCTCAAATAACTTCCGAGAAGATGGAATTCATTCCAAAAAGTAAATTAGCATCAGCTGTTAAAACTAGAGAAAGTTCTTCTCAAACTAATGAAACTACCTCAAGAGAGAAATCCAACTTCCAGGGATCATTAAATTCAGTTTCCGAGGCTGGAAAAGAAGTGTTGTTAGCAGAAGGTAATGAAAGGAGTTCTGAAATAATGTTGATCCCTTCTTCCCAAATGGGTGGAGTTTCAGCTCATGTTGAACACACTGCTGGGTTTGCCAGCCCTGATATCTACCTTGAAACTTCAGAAAGCAGCTCTTCTGCTCTGTATGACAATTTGGGGATAAGTCCTGCTATGCTTTCAGGACCACCATATAGCGGGCCTTCTATTATCACGACTCCAGAAGATGTGTTTGGTTCAGCTAATCGTTTTGAGGAATCATCGAAACAGTTTGTTGATGAGTTCGTGAACAGGGTGAGGCACGAAGTCACAACTTCTGAAATACAAGAGATGGAAGTTGCTAGAACAGAGTCGCCCTTTGATGTTGTGGATAATCAAAGGCAACAAGGCACTCAAAATGACTCTCAGTTAAAAATTCACAATTCTAGTCATTCCACTGTGCTTCTTGGTGCCAAAGGAATTTCCGATGAAATGTGGGATGTAAAAGAACCATCTGTTGGGCATGGTTTATTAGCTGAAAAACCAGAGATCAACAATGAAACTGCAAAACCAATTGTAAATAGAACTGGAAGGTCCCCATGGAGAATTATTTCTGATATTGTTCGATTACGTTGGACTTCAGATGCTGGTTCCTCCTCTTCTACTGGAAGATCAGGTGAGAGAAACTCGCCAAACAAATCTGGCAGTGAGACATGgttttctgggcaagagcatgAGGAAACCTGTAAAAGTAATGtgatgaaagaaacaagtgtgCTACCACAAGCCATAACTTCTGATAAATCAAAAGCAAGTGCTCGTTATACCCTAAGTGAGGGAGAGGTGTCTGAGACTAAAATGTTGAAGGATAAAGGAAAACTTATTGAAGTTGTTGGGTCATCTTTTCCAAATAAATTGGAAAGTGGATCAACATCAATAAGTACCTCATATGCTGATGGAGAGGAATTTTCTATTTctattgaaaatgaaaaagatTTGAAAGTCACTGCTTCTAGCTTTAAAAAAATGGACTCACCAATTCCATTATCTATTAGAGGAAAACCTATTGCAGGAGAAATTATAAATATTGGTGGATCCATCATTTCCAGAACTGAATCAGGGGTGCCAATAAAAAAACCCATTGCTCCTGCGAAGACTGAAATGTCTGGCTCAGAAAAAAAGGATGGAGAGTTGAAACAAAGGAAATTTCAGCGGAAAGGGCAGGTTTTACGAGATAGATTCGATGACTGGGAAGAAGCCTATAAAGTTGAACTTGAGCAGCGAAGAATTGATGAGTTGTTCATGAAAGAAGCACTTTTGGAAGCCAGGAAGGCTGCTGATACTTGGGAAGTTCCTGTTGGTGCTGTCCTTGTGCAGCATGGAAAAATTATTGCCAGAGGATGCAACTT AGTAGAAGAGTTGCGGGACTCCACAGCCCATGCTGAGATGATCTGTATACGAGAAGCTTCAAAATTTCTCCACTCATGGAGACTACCA GAAACTACACTTTATGTAACGCTTGAACCCTGTGCAATGTGCGCTGGTGCCATTCTTCAGGCAAGAGTAGACGCCGTTGTGTGGGGAGCTCCCAATAAGCTTCTTGGAGCTGATGGTAGCTGGATTAG GCTTTTCCCTGACGGAGGGGAAAATGTTTCAGAAGCAAGAGATATACCTCCTGCACCAGTTCACCCATTCCATCcgaaaataaaaataagaagAGGGGTATTGGCGACAGAGTGTGCGGATGTAATGCAGCAATTCTTTCAACTGAGAAGGAAAAATAAGAAGGAAGAGGTACCAAAGGAACCCTCTTGCCTTCCTCACCACCATCCTGCCAAGTTACTTAATAAGATACATGACATATTTCATCTAATGTTTTGTCTGTAA